GGCGCTGGGCTCCTGGCCCCCCAGGTGGGCACACTCCCCGCCTTGTTCCTGGGAGCCTTGGGAGCGGGGGCCGGGGCCCTGGTCCTGGGGTGGATAACCTTACGCCTCCACGGTCTGTACTTCGCCATGGCCAGCCTGGCCTTCAGCGAGGTGCTCCGTACCATCGCCCTGAAACTGCCTTTTACCGGCGGACCCATCGGCCTTCCGGTCCCGCCCCCCTTTGGGGGGAGTTGGCCTTTGGCCGCTTACTACCTGAGCTTCAGCGTCCTCTTCTTGGCCACAGCCCTAAGCCTCTGGGCGGAAAGGAGCCCGTTCCGCCTCGCCCAGGCAGCTACCCGGCAATCGGAGGCGGTGGCGCGGGTATTGGGCGTGCAGGTGGTTCGGGTGAAGCTCTGGTCCTTGCTCCTGGGGAGCCTGGTTGCCGGGCTTGCGGGCGGTGTCTACGGGATGAAGACCCTCTTCCTCTCCCCCTACGATGCCTTCAGCCTGGGCAGGGCTGTGGAAGCCTTGGTAATCCCCATCTTCGGCGGCCTCTACACCACCTTGGGACCCCTGATGGGTGGCGTGGTGCTGGTAAGCCTCGAGCACGCCCTTAGGCTTTGGATCAAGGAGGGATACCTGGTGGTCTACGGGGCCATTCTCATCCTGGTCATCCTCTTCCTGCCCCGCGGCCTGGTGGGCATTCTGGGGAGGCGCCGTGGGTAAGGTCCTGGAAGTTATAGGGGTGAGCAAACGCTTCCTAGGGCTACAGGCCCTTAAGGAGGTGAGCCTTCAGCTGGAGGAAGGGGAGATCCTGGCGGTCATCGGTCCCAACGGGGCCGGAAAAAGCACCCTCTTGAACCTTCTCTCAGGCCTCCTAAGGCCTGACTCGGGCCGGATCCTATTTCAAGGGAAAGAGATCACCCACCTTCCCCCGGAAGTCCG
This is a stretch of genomic DNA from Thermus neutrinimicus. It encodes these proteins:
- a CDS encoding branched-chain amino acid ABC transporter permease, giving the protein MRGFGHLTLILLCLLFFALLPYLPLGIWRDFLLDVGFFVLLFTALALSWDLVARTGQLSLAHGAFFGLGAYGAGLLAPQVGTLPALFLGALGAGAGALVLGWITLRLHGLYFAMASLAFSEVLRTIALKLPFTGGPIGLPVPPPFGGSWPLAAYYLSFSVLFLATALSLWAERSPFRLAQAATRQSEAVARVLGVQVVRVKLWSLLLGSLVAGLAGGVYGMKTLFLSPYDAFSLGRAVEALVIPIFGGLYTTLGPLMGGVVLVSLEHALRLWIKEGYLVVYGAILILVILFLPRGLVGILGRRRG